In the Carassius auratus strain Wakin chromosome 50, ASM336829v1, whole genome shotgun sequence genome, one interval contains:
- the LOC113066434 gene encoding tryptophan 5-hydroxylase 1-like yields the protein MYSTKSEGPRRGRSFDSMNIGLTLEEKQLNNEMNKSAFPKIEENKDNKTASTERGRAALVFSLKNEVGGLVKALKLFQENHVNLVHIESRKSKRRNSEFEIFVDCDSNREQLHEIIQLLRKHVNVLEMDAPDNRLPEESEMENVPWFPKKISDLDKCANRVLMYGSDLDADHPGFKDNVYRKRRKYFADLAMSYKHGDPIPRIEFTEEEVKTWGVVFRELNKLYPSHACREYLKNLPLLIKHCDIREDNIPQLEDVSRFLKERTGFTIRPVAGYLSPRDFLAGLAFRVFHCTQYVRHRSDPLYTPEPDTCHELLGHVPLLAEPSFAQFSQEIGLSSLGASDDSVQKLATCYFFTVEFGLCKQEGKLRAYGAGLLSSISELKHALSGNARILPFDPNVTCKQECIITTFQDVYFISDTFEEAKVKMREFAKTIKRPFSVRYNPYTQSVDVLKDTTSINNMVEELRHELDIIGDALNRLNKQLGV from the exons ATGTACTCAACTAAAAGCGAGGGACCGCGCAGAGGAAGATCTTTTGACTCCATGAACATTGGTCTGACATTGGAAGAGAAGCAACTTAACAATGAG ATGAACAAATCTGCCTTTCCAAAGATCGAGGAGAATAAAGACAACAAAACCGCGTCTACAGAGAGGGGCCGGGCTGCTCTTGTGTTCTCTTTGAAGAATGAAGTCGGTGGGCTTGTCAAGGCACTAAAACTTTTCCAG GAAAACCACGTCAACCTCGTCCACATCGAGTCCAGAAAATCCAAACGGCGCAACTCTGAGTTCGAGATCTTCGTAGACTGTGACAGCAACCGCGAGCAACTGCACGAGATCATTCAGCTGCTGAGGAAACACGTGAACGTGCTCGAGATGGACGCACCTGACAACCGTCTGCCTGAAGAAAGCG AGATGGAGAACGTGCCGTGGTTCCCGAAGAAGATTTCAGATCTGGATAAATGTGCGAACCGTGTGCTGATGTATGGATCTGACTTGGATGCGGATCATCCA GGATTCAAGGACAACGTCTATCGCAAAAGGAGAAAGTATTTTGCAGACTTGGCTATGAGCTACAAACA TGGAGATCCTATTCCCCGTATAGAGTTTACAGAGGAGGAAGTGAAAACATGGGGAGTGGTGTTCAGGGAGCTGAATAAACTCTACCCCTCACATGCCTGCCGCGAGTACCTGAAGAACCTGCCCTTGCTCATCAAACACTGTGACATCCGCGAGGACAACATCCCACAGCTGGAGGATGTCTCGCGCTTCCTCAAAG AGCGCACCGGCTTCACCATCAGGCCTGTGGCTGGGTATCTCTCCCCACGAGACTTCCTGGCAGGTCTGGCCTTCCGTGTGTTTCACTGCACTCAGTATGTCCGACACAGATCAGACCCCCTTTACACACCTGAGCC AGACACATGTCATGAGCTGCTTGGACACGTCCCTCTCTTGGCCGAGCCAAGCTTTGCTCAGTTCAGTCAGGAGATTGGTCTCTCGTCACTGGGAGCATCGGATGACTCTGTACAGAAACTCGCCACT TGTTATTTCTTCACTGTGGAGTTTGGCCTCTGTAAGCAGGAAGGGAAACTGAGAGCTTATGGGGCCGGTCTGCTGTCCTCTATCAGTGAGCTGAAG CATGCACTGTCAGGAAATGCCAGGATCTTGCCCTTTGACCCCAATGTGACATGCAAACAGGAGTGCATCATCACCACCTTTCAGGATGTCTACTTTATTTCAGACACCTTTGAGGAAGCAAAAGTCAAAATGAG gGAGTTTGCAAAGACCATCAAGAGGCCATTCTCAGTGCGCTACAACCCATACACACAGAGCGTAGACGTTCTGAAGGACACAACCAGCATCAACAACATGGTAGAAGAACTAAGACATGAGCTGGACATCATTGGAGATGCACTAAACAGGCTAAACAAACAGTTAGGAGTctga